In Deltaproteobacteria bacterium, the sequence GCGATCGGGGACTTCATGCGGCCCGACCGGGTCGTGATCGGCGCCGACGACGACGAGGCCGTGGCGATCCTGAAGGACCTCTACCGGCCGCTCTACCTGATCGAGACGCCCTTCGTGATCACGAACATCGCGAGCGCCGAGCTCACGAAGTACGCGGCCAACGCCTTCCTCGCGACCAAGATCTCCTTCATCAACGAGATGGCCAACTACTGCGAGCGGATCGGCGGCGACGTCCACGCGATCGCGCGCGGGATCGGGCTCGACAAGCGGATCGGTTCCAAGTTCCTGCACCCCGGGCCGGGCTTCGGCGGCTCCTGCTTCCCGAAGGACACCCGCGCGGCGGCGCACTTCGCGCGCACCGGGGGCGAGGCCTTCGAGATCATCGAGGCGGTGATCCGCGTGAACGAGCGCCAGCGCGAGCGCATGGTCGAGAAGATCGAGCGCGCCCTCGGCGGCGACCTGCGCGGACGCACGATCGCGTTGCTCGGCCTGTCCTTCAAGCCCGAGACCGACGACATCCGCGAGGCGCCAGCGCTCGACATCGCGCGCGCGCTCGAGCAGCGGGGCGCCGCGATCCGCGCCTTCGACCCGGTGGCGATGGCGAACGCCGCGCGCGTGCTGCCGGCGGCCACCTTCTGCGACAACGAGTACGAGGCCTGTAAGGGCGCCGACGCGGTGGTGCTGGTGACCGAGTGGAACCAGTTCCGGATGCTCGATCTGGCGCGCCTGAAGGGGCTGCTGCGCGAGCCGGTCCTCGTGGACCTGCGCAACATCTACGCCCCGGAGACGGTCCGCCGCGCGGGGTTCCGCTACGAAGGCGTTGGCCGGGCGTGAGGCCGCCCGCGCGCGCACGGAGGGGAGGGGCCCTGGACCTCCACGTCGTCGTGATGGCCGGTGGCGCCGGCGAGCGGCTGTGGCCGCAGTCGAGGAGGCGCCGCCCGAAGCCGCTCCTGCCGGTGGCGGGCGGCGCGACGCTGCTCGGTGCCACGGTCGAGCGGGCGCGCCGGATCACGGCGCGCGAGCGGATCTGGCTGGTCTGCACGGCCGACAACGCCCCGGCGCTGCGCAAGGAGGCGGGCCTCCCGCCGGGCCGCGTCCTGGTCGAGCCCCAGGGCCGCAACACCGCGATGGCGGTGGGCTACGCGGCGGCGCGGATCGCGAGCCGGCACCCGGAGGCGGTGCTGCTCGTGCTGCCGGCCGATCACGTGATCCCGGACGCGCGCGCCTTCGCCGCGGCGGCGCGCCGCGCCGCGCGCGCGGCGGCGGGCGCCGGCGTGCTGGTCACGCTCGGGGTCCGGCCGACCCGCCCCGAGACCGGCTACGGCTACATCCACCTGGGCGCGCCCGCCGGCCGCCGGCACCCGGGGCTGCACCGGGTGCGCGGCTTCGCCGAGAAGCCCGCCCTCGCGCGCGCGCGCCGCTACCTGGCGAGCGGCGCGTGGCTGTGGAACGCGGGCATCTTCGCCTGGCGTGCGGACACGATCCTGGCCGAGATCGAGCGCCACGAGCCCGCCCTCGCGCGCGCGCTCGCGCCGCTGCGCGCCGCGGGGCGCCCCGCGCCCGCGGCGCTCGCGCGCGCCTACCGCCGCGCGCCAGCGCTGCCGATCGACGTGGCCGTGCTCGAGCGCAGCGACCGCGTGTGGACCTTGCCGATCGCCTTCCACTGGAACGACCTCGGGAGCTGGGCGTCGCTGGCCGGCGAGCTCGGGGTCGGCGGGAAGGCGTCGCGCGTGGTGGCGGGCGAGGCCTGGCTCGAGGATGCGCCCGGGAACCTGGTCTGGGGGGCGGGGCGGCCGATCGCGCTCCTCGGGGTCGAGGGGCTCGCGGTGATCGATGCGGGCGACGCCCTCCTCGTGACGCGCCTCGAGCGCAGCGCTGACGTGCGCCGGATCGTCGGCCGGCTGCGCGCAGCGGGGCGCCGCGAGCTGCTCTGATCTCCGGGCGGCCCCCGGGGCTGCTCCGTGCTCAGGGCCGGCCGCGCTTCCTCCGATGACCCCGCCATGCCCATCCAGGCCCAGGACCCCCGCTACGCCGGCTGGCTGGTCGGGTCGATCCGCTCGGGGCTCGTCGCGATCGACGAGCGCGGCAGGATCGCGGCGCTCAACGAGGCGGCCCACCGCCTGCTCGGCTGCGCCGGCGCGAGCGCGGCCGACGCGCTCGGGCGCGACTGCCGGGAGGCCCTGGCGGGCGAGCCGGCCGTCGCCGAGCGCCTCCTCGCGAGCCTCGGCGGGGCCGAGCCCGAGGGCCGCGCCGAGCTGGCCCTGATCGGCCGCCCCGGCCGCCCCGGCCCCACGATCGGCTTCACGGTGGCGGCCGTACGCGACGAGGCGGGCGCGGTCCGCGGCGCCCTCCTGCAGTTCCGCGACCTCACCCCCTACGAGCGCAGCGCCGAGCAGGAGCGGCTGCGCGATCGCCTGGCGGCGCTCGGCGAGATGGCCGCCGGCCTCGCCCACGAGATCCGCAATCCCCTGGCCGGGATGGAGATCCTGACCGGGCTCCTGCGCCGGCGCCTCGCCGAGCAGCCCGAGGAGCTCGCGCTCGTGAGCGAGCTCGCGGCCGAGATCCGCCGCGCGGCCGCGACGGTGACGGAGAGCCTCGAGTTCGTGCGCCCCGTGGCGCTGCGCTGCGACGAGGTGGACCCGATCGAGCTGCTCGAGGAGTCGCTCGCGAAGGCGCGCGCGCGGGTGCCCTTCGCGGGCGACGTCGCCCGCGACTACGCCGAGGCGCTGCCCGCCCTGCGCGCCGACGGCGAGCGGCTCGAGAGCGTCCTCACGAACCTGATGGTGAACGCCATGGAGGCGATGGAGAGCGCGAAGTCCGACCCGCGCTGGCTGCGCCTCGCGGTGTGCGTCGAGCGCGGCGAGGACGTGGACGCCGGGACCCTGCGCGAGCCCGAGATCGTGTTCAGCGTGGCCGACTGCGGGCCCGGCATCCCCGAGGAGCTGCGCGAGCGGATCTTCTACCCCTTCTTCACGACCAAGCAGGAGGGCTCGGGGGTGGGCCTCGCGCAGGCCCAGAAGATCGTGGCGGGCCACGGCGGCCGGCTCGAGCTCGGCAGCGACGCCACGGGCGGCGCCGTCTTCCACGTGCGGCTCCCGCTGCAAGCGCCCGAAGGGCGCGCGCCGCGCGCCGCCGGCGAGCGCAGGTCATGAGGACGCCGGCATGAGCGACCCTTCCGGAACCGCGCGCCCCGCGCGCCTGCTGGTCGTCGAGGACAACGACACGCTGCGCCGCGGCATCGCCCGCGCGCTCGCGGACGGCTTCGGCGCGGTGGACGAGGAGCCCGGCGGCGACGCGGCGCTGCTCCGGCTCGGCGACCCGACCCGGCTCCCCTACGACGTGGTCGTCACCGACCTGCGCCTGCCGGGCGCGAGCGGCCTCGACGTGCTCGGCGCCGCGCGCGCCCGCGACGAGCGCACCGCGGTGATCCTGATGACGGCCTACGGCACGATCGACACCGCCGTCGAGGCGATGAAGCGTGGCGCCTTCGACTTCGTGCAGAAGCCCTTCGAGCTCGAGCAGCTCGAGCTGCGCGTGGCGAAGGCGCTCGAGCACGGGAGCCTCGTGCGCGAGGTGACGCGCCTGCGCGCCGAGCGCGCGGCGCGCTTCGCGCCCGAGAACCTCATCGGGCGCAGCCCCGCGCTCGAGGCCGCGGTGACGATGGCCCGCAAGGTGGCGCCCTCGCGCTCGACCGTGCTGGTGACCGGCGAGACCGGGACCGGCAAGGAGCTCGTGGCCGGACTCATCCACGGGCTCTCGCCGCGCGCCGACGGCCCCTTCGTGAAGGTCAACTGCGCGGCGCTGCCCGAGACGCTCCTCGAGTCGGAGCTCTTCGGCCACGAGCGCGGCGCCTTCACGGGCGCCGAGCGCACCCGGATCGGCCGCTTCGAGCAGGCCCACGGCGGCACGATCTTCCTCGACGAGATCGGCGACATGACGGCCGCCACCCAGGCGAAGCTCCTGCGCGTGCTCCAGGACCGCGAGTTCTTCCGGCTCGGCGGGACGCGCGCGATCCGCTCCGACGTGCGCATCGTGGCCGCCACCAACATGGAGCTCGAGCACGAGATCCGCAGCGGCCGCTTCCGCGAGGACCTCTTCTTCCGGCTCAACGTGATCCGGATCCAGATGCCGCCCCTGCGCGAGCGGCCCGACGACGTGGAGCTCCTGGCCGGGCACCTGGCGGTGCACTTCGCGCGCGAGCTCGGCCGCCCCCTGCGCGCGCTGGCCCCCGCGGCGCTCGAGCGGCTGCGCAGCCACGGCTGGCCCGGCAACGTGCGCGAGCTGCGCAACGTGCTCGAGCGCGCCGTGCTGCTGGCCGACGGCGAGCGCATCGAGGCGGGCGACGTGGACCTCCCCGAGGCGCCGGCGCCCCCCGGCGGCGGGCTGCGCCTCGAGATCCCGGCGGCGGGGCTCCCGCTGCGGGACGTCGAGCGCGAGCTCGTGCTCGCGGCCCTGCGCAAGACGGGCTTCGTCCAGAAGGACGCCGCGGCGCTGCTCGGCGTGAGCCGCCGCAAGCTCAACTACATGGTGCAGCGGATGGGCATCACCCATCCCTCGTGGCGCCGCAACCGCGCGGGCGCCCCGGCGGCGGCGCCCGCGCCGTGCCCGGGACCCGGTGGCGTTGAAGAGGAACCCGCCATCGGATAAGTAGGCGGGCTCCCCGCGCCCTCCGCGGGGACCCGAGGGCACCCATGATCCGTTCCGATCGCCAGGCATCTGCCGCGAGCCCGCTCGCCCGCTCGCCGGCCGCGAGCGCTCCCGCTCGCCCGTTCGCCGCACGCCGGCTCGCCCAGAGCCTGCTCTGCCTGGCCCTCCTGGCGGCGCTCCCGCTCGGCTGCCAGGACGACGCGAGCCGGCTCGCGGAGCACATGGCTCGCGGCGAGCAGGCGCTCGAGGACGAGAAGCCGAACGAGGCGGTCATCGAGTACCGCAACGCCCTCCAGATCGACCCCAACCACGCCGCCGCGCACTTCGGTCTCGCGAAGGCCTACCTGGCCCAGCGCGACGCCCGCAAGGCGTACTGGGAGCTCCAGGAGACGGTCCGCCTCGACCCCGAGAACCTCGATGCGCGGCTCGCCCTCGGCCAGTTCCTGCTGCTCGGCGGGGACGACGAGTTCGGCCAGGCCCTCGAGCAGGCGGACGCGATCCTCGCGCGCGAGCCCGAGCGCTGGGAGGCCTACGTGATCCGCGCGCGCGCGCTCGAGAACCTGAAGCGCCTCGACGAGGCGCAGACGGACTACGAGAAGGCCGTCGAGCTCGCACCCGACAACGCGGACGTGCTGCGCACGCTGGCCGGGTTCCTGGTCCGCAAGGGGGACCCGGCGGCGGCCGAGCCGTTGCTGCGCCAG encodes:
- a CDS encoding nucleotide sugar dehydrogenase, which gives rise to AIGDFMRPDRVVIGADDDEAVAILKDLYRPLYLIETPFVITNIASAELTKYAANAFLATKISFINEMANYCERIGGDVHAIARGIGLDKRIGSKFLHPGPGFGGSCFPKDTRAAAHFARTGGEAFEIIEAVIRVNERQRERMVEKIERALGGDLRGRTIALLGLSFKPETDDIREAPALDIARALEQRGAAIRAFDPVAMANAARVLPAATFCDNEYEACKGADAVVLVTEWNQFRMLDLARLKGLLREPVLVDLRNIYAPETVRRAGFRYEGVGRA
- a CDS encoding mannose-1-phosphate guanylyltransferase translates to MRPPARARRGGALDLHVVVMAGGAGERLWPQSRRRRPKPLLPVAGGATLLGATVERARRITARERIWLVCTADNAPALRKEAGLPPGRVLVEPQGRNTAMAVGYAAARIASRHPEAVLLVLPADHVIPDARAFAAAARRAARAAAGAGVLVTLGVRPTRPETGYGYIHLGAPAGRRHPGLHRVRGFAEKPALARARRYLASGAWLWNAGIFAWRADTILAEIERHEPALARALAPLRAAGRPAPAALARAYRRAPALPIDVAVLERSDRVWTLPIAFHWNDLGSWASLAGELGVGGKASRVVAGEAWLEDAPGNLVWGAGRPIALLGVEGLAVIDAGDALLVTRLERSADVRRIVGRLRAAGRRELL
- a CDS encoding ATP-binding protein, whose product is MPIQAQDPRYAGWLVGSIRSGLVAIDERGRIAALNEAAHRLLGCAGASAADALGRDCREALAGEPAVAERLLASLGGAEPEGRAELALIGRPGRPGPTIGFTVAAVRDEAGAVRGALLQFRDLTPYERSAEQERLRDRLAALGEMAAGLAHEIRNPLAGMEILTGLLRRRLAEQPEELALVSELAAEIRRAAATVTESLEFVRPVALRCDEVDPIELLEESLAKARARVPFAGDVARDYAEALPALRADGERLESVLTNLMVNAMEAMESAKSDPRWLRLAVCVERGEDVDAGTLREPEIVFSVADCGPGIPEELRERIFYPFFTTKQEGSGVGLAQAQKIVAGHGGRLELGSDATGGAVFHVRLPLQAPEGRAPRAAGERRS
- a CDS encoding sigma-54 dependent transcriptional regulator → MSDPSGTARPARLLVVEDNDTLRRGIARALADGFGAVDEEPGGDAALLRLGDPTRLPYDVVVTDLRLPGASGLDVLGAARARDERTAVILMTAYGTIDTAVEAMKRGAFDFVQKPFELEQLELRVAKALEHGSLVREVTRLRAERAARFAPENLIGRSPALEAAVTMARKVAPSRSTVLVTGETGTGKELVAGLIHGLSPRADGPFVKVNCAALPETLLESELFGHERGAFTGAERTRIGRFEQAHGGTIFLDEIGDMTAATQAKLLRVLQDREFFRLGGTRAIRSDVRIVAATNMELEHEIRSGRFREDLFFRLNVIRIQMPPLRERPDDVELLAGHLAVHFARELGRPLRALAPAALERLRSHGWPGNVRELRNVLERAVLLADGERIEAGDVDLPEAPAPPGGGLRLEIPAAGLPLRDVERELVLAALRKTGFVQKDAAALLGVSRRKLNYMVQRMGITHPSWRRNRAGAPAAAPAPCPGPGGVEEEPAIG